A single genomic interval of Coccidioides posadasii str. Silveira chromosome 1, complete sequence harbors:
- a CDS encoding uncharacterized protein (EggNog:ENOG410PFT5~COG:O~BUSCO:5373at33183): MSFECPICGKPVRQSKINSHIDSNCKDFVEVDGNDSSSQPPAPFSDFFQPLSKKSSSKSIPKPNSTRISSQPLPGGKRTLPAEERGAPQSSAHDDAKPVIPAGDLPEHVVKKPRVSNAFEKAAPLAERMRPRTLDEVCGQELVGQNGVLRGLIEADRVPSMILWGGAGTGKTTIARVIATMVGSRFVEINSTSSGVAECKKIFAEARNELRLAGRKTIIFCDEIHRFSKSQQDVFLGPVESGQVTLIGATTENPSFKVQNALLSRCRTFTLSKLTDDDIISILNRALELEGPNYSPTNLVDEELIRYLAAFADGDARTSLNLLELAMDLSKRPGMTKDELKKGLTRTLVYDRAGDQHYDTISAFHKSIRGSDPDAALYYLARMIQSGEDPLYIARRLIVVASEDVGLADNSMLPLAVAAYTAVEKIGLPEARINLAHATVALSLSQKSTRAYRALGNAFVALQEPGIAGLPIPIHLRNAPTKLMKGLGYGQEYKYNPDYAGGKVAQTYLPDKLQGRQFLEDHDLGTRVDPDLHNS; this comes from the coding sequence ATGTCCTTCGAATGCCCGATTTGTGGAAAACCGGTGAGGCAGAGCAAGATCAATAGCCACATCGACTCGAACTGCAAAGACTTTGTGGAGGTGGACGGGAATGACTCGTCCTCACAACCCCCAGCCCCTTTTTCGGATTTCTTCCAGCCCTTGTCGAAGAAGTCAAGCTCGAAATCGATACCGAAACCAAACAGCACCAGAATCTCCAGCCAGCCCTTACCCGGTGGAAAGAGAACTCTACCTGCTGAGGAACGTGGCGCACCTCAATCCTCTGCCCATGACGACGCCAAACCTGTAATCCCCGCGGGCGACCTGCCTGAACATGTCGTCAAAAAACCGAGAGTGTCAAATGCCTTCGAGAAGGCGGCCCCGCTCGCGGAGCGTATGCGACCACGAACGCTGGATGAGGTTTGTGGGCAGGAACTAGTGGGTCAGAATGGGGTGCTCCGCGGCCTCATAGAAGCGGACCGGGTGCCGAGCATGATACTTTGGGGCGGGGCAGGGACGGGCAAAACAACCATTGCACGGGTGATAGCAACTATGGTGGGGAGCCGCTTCGTGGAAATCAACAGCACCAGCTCGGGAGTGGCAGAATGCAAGAAGATTTTCGCAGAGGCGAGGAATGAACTGAGGTTGGCGGGGAGGAAAACAATTATTTTCTGTGATGAGATCCATCGCTTCTCCAAATCCCAACAGGATGTGTTTCTTGGTCCAGTAGAAAGTGGTCAAGTGACTCTCATCGGTGCTACCACCGAAAACCCGTCTTTCAAAGTTCAAAACGCTCTACTGTCACGCTGCCGCACATTCACCTTGTCGAAATTAACCGACGATGATATCATTTCTATTCTGAACCGTGCCCTAGAGCTTGAGGGTCCGAACTACTCGCCAACGAACCTAGTTGATGAAGAGCTCATCAGATACCTGGCTGCCTTTGCTGACGGTGATGCTCGGACGTCACTCAACTTGTTAGAGTTGGCGATGGATCTATCTAAGAGACCCGGGATGACTAAAGACGAGCTTAAAAAAGGCCTGACCCGTACCCTTGTCTATGACCGTGCTGGAGATCAGCACTATGACACCATATCTGCTTTCCATAAATCGATTCGGGGAAGTGACCCCGATGCGGCTCTATACTACTTGGCTCGGATGATCCAGTCGGGAGAGGACCCATTGTACATAGCACGGCGCCTGATTGTTGTGGCTTCTGAAGACGTTGGACTTGCCGATAACTCAATGCTGCCCCTCGCCGTCGCTGCATACACCGCAGTGGAAAAGATAGGCCTCCCAGAAGCTCGAATAAACCTCGCACACGCTACAGTAGCACTATCTCTATCACAAAAGAGCACGAGGGCTTACAGAGCATTAGGCAACGCGTTTGTCGCCTTACAGGAACCCGGAATCGCCGGGCTTCCAATTCCGATCCACCTGCGGAATGCGCCCACGAAACTCATGAAGGGCCTGGGGTATGGCCAAGAGTACAAATACAACCCTGACTACGCAGGTGGGAAAGTCGCCCAAACCTATTTACCGGACAAATTACAAGGTCGTCAGTTTCTTGAAGATCACGACCTCGGAACTCGCGTTGACCCCGATCTACATAATTCGTGA
- a CDS encoding uncharacterized protein (antiSMASH:Cluster_1.5~EggNog:ENOG410PZ6E~COG:S~TransMembrane:2 (o444-463i484-506o)) gives MEHHLNLRSYDQDPSPTQHLSVDPDDSNIQNTLATSLSQTSAEESTFRIDAISIPARNTPFFPLLHDFEEIRGDQNQYAHIADGTKAVTNAGVHGVVVHPEYISTQVLPISPIIHPLGIPKIPHVVSHSPSPMLTRFPQKLPQEIGDDFSLDNATGSHAQQLPVDYGDSDVFQASQPATCSRQLAPKFASRIANHAPMVLGKQSSRAKVREYTFVSEDPSRKLPTIALRARNINFDNDYSRRLWEEERLHKEAMKKAGGSCIWCNQMKKRCDPSKRCSPCRRRGWPCFRSYDQIWLYVAPFYTFGKIKPSGRDRSKVLEAAKLKTFEKAYELCRKLHSKLQSPIPQGNAILQCRWRYPNPSGLVVLDSSLLLDPLEEYQLPEDDKETLIRTVLSIVPEPKLFKENNTSESPTILGISMKMLGLAAFIINTARGQPFARQTDIPHGQIVLLYLLTYLVQILVQLSDDFSLELFRLLRQKKNRKPVLDDAFLATGLYYRVLSALHYFAPGPDSMIEVILFGVKKQLGPVISLIETLLRSDFVATNYIQGYLGLASSAKETNFWMYFDRRVPPLPVLDDMQISLYFYDKTSFPVPTALHRNFQPFSFPYLSTISELMSSECNEISDFQTAENRPMPGPDVVSFTTRPQNDQFITHSTALGIWAEPVLFDDNVTGEQKDIILHGLDAEGIYSQSSDSRNPMQTESIPSENVGSNAQDEGEAPTTYSPDPFFDYQKYFDRDGGTSGPE, from the exons ATGGAGCATCATCTGAACCTGAGGTCCTACGATCAGGATCCATCCCCGACCCAACACCTATCGGTAGATCCCGATGACTCTAATATTCAG AATACCCTGGCCACATCTCTCTCTCAAACCTCTGCAGAAGAGTCAACATTTCGAATAGATGCGATATCGATACCGGCTCGCAACACTCCATTCTTTCCCCTGCTACATGATTTTGAGGAAATCCGAGGAGATCAAAACCAATATGCTCACATTGCCGATGGCACAAAAGCGGTCACCAATGCTGGCGTCCATGGTGTCGTTGTTCATCCGGAATATATATCTACCCAGGTGTTGCCAATCTCTCCAATTATTCATCCCCTTGGCATCCCCAAAATCCCCCATGTCGTCTCTCACAGCCCATCCCCAATGTTGACCCGCTTTCCCCAGAAGTTGCCCCAAGAAATTGGTGACGATTTTTCATTGGACAATGCCACAGGATCACATGCACAACAACTTCCAGTCGATTACGGGGATTCGGACGTATTTCAAGCTAGCCAGCCGGCCACATGCTCTCGACAATTGGCGCCAAAATTTGCCAGTAGAATAGCCAATCATGCTCCCATGGTCCTGGGTAAACAATCCTCACGCGCTAAAGTTCGGGAATATACTTTCGTGAGCGAAGATCCGTCGAGAAAATTACCTACCATAGCTTTGAGAGCTCGAAACATCAATTTCGACAATGACTATTCACGCAGATTGTGGGAAGAGGAGCGGCTGCACAAAGAAGCTATGAAGAAAGCTGGGGGATCATGTATATGGTGTAACCAAATGAAGAAACGCTGTGACCCTAGCAAGCGTTGTTCCCCTTGCAGGAGACGCGGTTGGCCCTGTTTCCGCAGCTATGACCAGATTTGGCTTTACGTAGCCCCTTTTTACACCTTCGGAAAGATCAAGCCGTCCGGGCGTGATCGATCGAAGGTTCTTGAGGCTGCAAAGTTGAAGACCTTTGAAAAAGCCTACGAGCTCTGCCGCAAGCTACATTCCAAGCTACAATCTCCCATCCCCCAAGGAAATGCCATCTTGCAGTGTCGCTGGCGCTACCCTAACCCCTCTGGATTGGTTGTTCTGGATTCGTCGCTATTACTTGACCCACTAGAGGAATATCAGCTTCCGGAGGATGACAAAGAAACCTTGATCAGGACAGTCCTCAGTATCGTTCCGGAGCCTAAGCTCTTCAAGGAGAATAATACCTCAGAGAGCCCTACTATCCTCGGTATTTCGATGAAGATGCTGGGTCTAGCTGCCTTCATTATCAATACCGCTCGGGGCCAACCCTTTGCACGACAGACCGATATCCCCCATGGCCAAATTGTACTCCTATATCTCCTTACCTATCTGGTTCAGATCCTTGTCCAGTTGTCCGACGATTTCTCCTTGGAATTATTTCGGCTCCTCCgccagaagaagaatagGAAACCTGTGCTTGATGACGCATTCCTAGCTACTGGCCTCTATTATCGTGTTTTGTCTGCATTACATTATTTCGCACCTGGCCCCGATTCGATGATAGAAGTCATACTGTTCGGCGTAAAGAAACAGCTTGGTCCTGTAATATCTCTAATCGAAACTTTATTGCGTTCCGATTTTGTTGCGACTAATTATATCCAAGGATATCTTGGGTTGGCGTCGTCTGCTAAGGAGACAAACTTTTGGATGTACTTTGATCGGCGTGTACCCCCACTCCCTGTTCTGGACGACATGCAAATTTCATTGTATTTTTATGACAAGACTTCGTTTCCGGTCCCTACGGCGTTACACCGAAATTTCCAACCTTTCAGCTTTCCATATCTGTCCACGATTTCTGAGTTGATGTCATCTGAATGTAACGAGATCTCTGATTTCCAGACGGCCGAGAATCGCCCAATGCCTGGACCGGATGTTGTGTCTTTCACAACCCGACCACAGAACGATCAATTTATCACTCATTCCACTGCTCTTGGAATATGGGCGGAGCCTGTCTTGTTTGACGACAACGTAACAGGAGAACAAAAAGACATTATTCTACATGGCCTCGATGCGGAAGGCATTTATAGTCAATCTTCAGATAGCCGGAACCCCATGCAGACCGAGTCGATCCCATCGGAAAATGTTGGATCCAACGCCCAGGATGAGGGGGAGGCACCGACGACCTATTCTCCGGATCCCTTTTTTGATTACCAGAAGTATTTTGACCGCGACGGAGGAACAAGCGGCCCGGAGTAA
- the PRM1 gene encoding plasma membrane fusion protein prm1 (antiSMASH:Cluster_1.5~EggNog:ENOG410PJR3~COG:U~TransMembrane:4 (i56-74o324-343i396-421o608-630i)~BUSCO:3235at33183): MQFLRFIPRSSPGLPPYGAHDPPMMQNPAPTTAPPGAITPYLGFKARLSQIWINKWTILLLLVLARVLIAVTGLNDNMASAKREALSACTSVESMGSAMASMPHYMSKGVNELTASGVERAVNGLMSMLLLTVTGVEEVVVFFVNVLTQTYLCLITLAVSGSLHVALKVVEDAADFLNKTLADVTEGIEKGVDGFEDKINDFLKGINSITSAFGGEKDPPKLDIGGDLDKLKEIRLPSSLDEGLKKINDSIPTFDEVNKFANDAIRYPFKEVKKLINQSLEEYKFDRSVFPVPQKEKLSFCGDNDGINSFFGKIGSIISTAKKIFIAVLIAGAVAACVPMALLEIRRWRHMKERASLVQKNDHDPMDVVYIVSRPYTSTAGLKIASWFKPGRRQVLVRWIVAYATTTPALFLLALGIAGLFSCACQAILLHAVKKEVPGLTNEVSQFADKVVMSLNNASEQWAISTNRVIADTNDDINQKVFGWVNTSTTSINDTLNVFVDKTSDVLNDTFGGTILHGPIKDVLYCLIGLKIQGIQKALTWVHDHAHVDFPNMPNDTFSLGAVESIANDNKSDPESFLASPGDKTADAITHVVVRVTEAIENAIRTEALISTFLIALWFAILLIAVLRALTLAFRRDKPRGEGGIDATYHPPAPRAAHAVGSMEMSDFYNVPLTGVPNANSDGGLAPKYSTTPHVRGGSRGSDTDEEEYQAQKLGYAGQRDYEAALNREMCRESSCGQVMYGSEKR; encoded by the coding sequence ATGCAGTTCTTACGCTTTATTCCTCGCTCGTCTCCTGGCCTGCCTCCATATGGCGCCCACGACCCTCCCATGATGCAGAACCCCGCGCCGACTACAGCTCCCCCGGGGGCAATCACGCCTTATCTCGGGTTCAAAGCCCGACTGTCGCAAATATGGATCAACAAGTGGACAATATTATTGCTTCTTGTCCTCGCTCGAGTTCTGATCGCTGTCACTGGATTGAATGACAACATGGCATCCGCAAAACGTGAAGCCCTCTCTGCCTGTACCAGCGTCGAATCGATGGGAAGCGCGATGGCATCGATGCCGCATTATATGTCCAAGGGAGTTAACGAACTTACTGCGTCTGGTGTTGAGAGAGCAGTCAATGGACTTATGTCCATGTTGCTTTTGACCGTTACGGGAGTGGAAGAGGTGGTTGTTTTCTTTGTTAACGTATTGACGCAAACATATCTCTGTCTTATTACGCTTGCAGTTTCCGGCAGTCTGCATGTCGCCCTGAAAGTTGTTGAGGACGCTGCTGATTTTCTCAACAAGACTTTGGCAGACGTGACCGAGGGTATCGAGAAGGGAGTCGATGGTTTCGAAGACAAGATTAACGACTTCCTTAAGGGCATCAACAGTATTACCAGTGCGTTTGGCGGGGAGAAAGACCCCCCAAAGCTTGATATTGGCGGAGATCTTGATAAGTTGAAAGAAATTCGTTTGCCTTCCTCCTTGGATGAAGGTCTCAAGAAGATCAACGATTCGATCCCGACATTCGATGAAGTTAATAAATTCGCAAACGATGCTATTCGATATCCTTTTAAAGAGGTTAAAAAATTAATCAACCAGTCACTGGAAGAATATAAGTTTGACCGCTCAGTATTTCCTGTTCCGCAAAAAGAGAAACTGAGTTTCTGCGGCGACAACGATGGAATCAACTCTTTCTTCGGCAAAATCGGGTCCATTATCTCAACAGCAAAGAAAATCTTTATTGCTGTCTTGATTGCCGGTGCTGTCGCTGCGTGCGTCCCGATGGCCCTCTTGGAAATTCGAAGATGGCGTCATATGAAAGAACGGGCGTCACTTGTGCAAAAGAATGACCACGATCCTATGGATGTGGTATACATTGTTTCTAGGCCATATACCTCTACTGCTGGGTTGAAGATCGCCAGTTGGTTCAAGCCGGGCCGGAGACAAGTACTCGTTCGTTGGATTGTTGCCTATGCGACAACAACTCCAGCTCTTTTTTTACTCGCACTCGGGATCGCAGGACTGTTTTCCTGTGCTTGCCAGGCTATTCTCCTTCATGCTGTCAAGAAAGAGGTCCCTGGGTTAACAAACGAGGTTAGCCAGTTTGCCGACAAGGTAGTCATGAGCCTCAACAATGCCTCTGAGCAATGGGCCATCAGTACCAACCGTGTTATCGCCGATACAAATGACGACATCAACCAGAAAGTGTTTGGCTGGGTAAACACCTCTACCACTTCCATCAACGACACCTTAAATGTCTTCGTTGATAAAACTAGTGATGTCCTCAACGACACATTTGGAGGGACGATCCTACATGGCCCAATAAAAGATGTCCTATACTGCCTCATCGGTCTCAAGATTCAAGGTATACAAAAAGCACTAACATGGGTCCATGACCACGCCCATGTTGACTTCCCTAACATGCCAAACGATACATTCTCTCTCGGAGCCGTCGAGTCCATCGCGAACGACAACAAATCAGATCCCGAAAGCTTCCTCGCAAGCCCGGGCGACAAAACGGCCGACGCAATCACCCACGTTGTCGTTCGTGTCACCGAAGCCATTGAAAACGCAATTCGCACCGAGGCTTTGATATCCACTTTCTTAATCGCCCTTTGGTTTGCGATTCTCCTCATCGCCGTCCTGCGTGCTCTCACTCTCGCTTTTCGCCGGGACAAACCCCGTGGTGAAGGCGGAATCGATGCAACATACCACCCACCTGCACCACGCGCCGCGCATGCCGTAGGGTCTATGGAGATGTCAGATTTCTACAATGTTCCTCTTACAGGAGTCCCAAATGCGAACAGTGACGGCGGCTTAGCGCCTAAATATAGCACGACTCCACACGTTCGTGGAGGATCTCGTGGCTCTGATACGGATGAGGAGGAGTACCAAGCGCAGAAATTGGGGTATGCAGGGCAAAGAGACTACGAAGCTGCGTTGAATAGAGAAATGTGCAGGGAGAGTAGTTGCGGGCAGGTTATGTATGGGAGTGAGAAGCGGTAG
- a CDS encoding uncharacterized protein (antiSMASH:Cluster_1.5~EggNog:ENOG410Q5EV~TransMembrane:5 (o18-38i50-79o99-122i134-156o168-193i)), giving the protein MADSLQPTALTILIVFPSISIGIVAVRMLSRALAKAFGWDDVLILIALGLAITESVCYSLFIKAIGLGYHFYDIPLMTSQHLNKAQKYNVALQVAYYVGLFFIRASIIVFILRLEQLRKSVRLQLWILLSISTALMVSTLFADLFQCGSSVAYGYDFPISIDPGRSPPRCISRAALFITVSIMNILLDCWTLYIPGAIVKGMNMPKKQKFIVVVILGMGAISTIIGIARLVVLSRFWIPESLEVYHAAIYTFGSIEINIAIWAACAPALKTLISRFFPRFWSLASLTKDKTSTLPPSPYEGGRDGILLPRFDGEPCVRPRETVFGRRTSRSEEELRRFEYDMNITKLRRSLSSLIPGSETFSGPGNRDMELSRICNSPTNAGASFGSSGSETEVSEHFPSPSGG; this is encoded by the exons ATGGCTGATTCGCTGCAACCCACGGCGCTGACGATCCTTATTGTGTTTCCGAGCATCAGTATTGGGATTGTGGCCGTGCGAATGCTGTCGCGAGCTCTAGCAAAGGCTTTTGGTTGGG ATGATGTCCTTATTCTCATTGCTTTA GGGTTAGCAATCACGGAAAGCGTTTGTTATTCTCTAT TCATCAAAGCCATCGGGCTCGGATATCACTTTTACGATATACCTTTGATGACTTCCCAGCATCTAAACAAAGCCCAAAAATACAATGTAGCACTTCAAGTGGCATACTATGTCGGCCTTTTCTTCATCAGAGCATCCATCATTGTCTTCATTCTTCGACTCGAACAGCTACGGAAATCGGTACGATTACAGCTTTGGATCCTCCTCTCCATTAGCACGGCGTTGATGGTTTCCACGTTATTTGCGGATCTGTTCCAGTGCGGTTCTTCTGTCGCTTACGGGTACGATTTTCCGATAAGTATTGACCCTGGGAGGTCCCCACCCCGTTGCATCAGCCGCGCTGCGTTGTTTATTACCGTATCAATCATGAATATATTGCTTGATTGCTGGACTTTGTATATCCCTGGTGCTATCGTCAAAGGAATGAACATGCccaaaaaacaaaagttCATTGTGGTCGTTATTTTGGGTATGGGTGCAAT ATCAACAATCATTGGCATCGCCCGTTTGGTAGTACTATCACGTTTTTGGATTCCCGAGAGCCTTGAAGTCTACCATGCTGCCATCTACACCTTTGGAAGCATAGAAATTAACATTGCAATTTGGGCAGCGTGCGCCCCAGCCCTAAAAACTCTTATCTCCCGCTTTTTCCCCCGATTCTGGTCTTTGGCCTCTCTTACGAAGGATAAAACCTCGACACTCCCTCCTAGCCCCTATGAAGGCGGCAGGGATGGCATATTGCTTCCACGTTTTGATGGGGAACCGTGTGTGCGTCCCAGGGAGACCGTGTTCGGGCGTCGGACGTCTCGCAGTGAGGAAGAACTGAGAAGGTTCGAGTATGACATGAATATCACTAAGTTGAGGAGGTCATTGTCAAGTCTTATACCTGGGTCCGAGACGTTTTCGGGACCTGGAAATAGGGATATGGAGTTATCGAGAATATGTAATTCTCCGACCAATGCCGGTGCTTCTTTCGGGAGCTCAGGTAGCGAGACGGAGGTAAGTGAGCATTTTCCATCTCCTTCAGGGGGGTGA
- a CDS encoding uncharacterized protein (antiSMASH:Cluster_1.5~EggNog:ENOG410Q5EV~TransMembrane:7 (o12-30i42-72o94-114i126-155o175-198i210-232o244-269i)) yields the protein MTSQHLNKAQKYNVALQVAYYVGLFFIRASIIVFILRLEQLRKSVRLQLWILLSISTALMVSTLFADLFQCGSSVAYGYDFPISIDPGRSPPRCISRAALFITVSIMNILLDCWTLYIPGAIVKGMNMPKKQKFIVVVILGMGAISTIIGIARLVVLSRFWIPESLEVYHAAIYTFGSIEINIAIWAACAPALKTLISRFFPRFWSLASLTKDKTSTLPPSPYEGGRDGILLPRFDGEPCVRPRETVFGRRTSRSEEELRRFEYDMNITKLRRSLSSLIPGSETFSGPGNRDMELSRICNSPTNAGASFGSSGSETEVSEHFPSPSGG from the exons ATGACTTCCCAGCATCTAAACAAAGCCCAAAAATACAATGTAGCACTTCAAGTGGCATACTATGTCGGCCTTTTCTTCATCAGAGCATCCATCATTGTCTTCATTCTTCGACTCGAACAGCTACGGAAATCGGTACGATTACAGCTTTGGATCCTCCTCTCCATTAGCACGGCGTTGATGGTTTCCACGTTATTTGCGGATCTGTTCCAGTGCGGTTCTTCTGTCGCTTACGGGTACGATTTTCCGATAAGTATTGACCCTGGGAGGTCCCCACCCCGTTGCATCAGCCGCGCTGCGTTGTTTATTACCGTATCAATCATGAATATATTGCTTGATTGCTGGACTTTGTATATCCCTGGTGCTATCGTCAAAGGAATGAACATGCccaaaaaacaaaagttCATTGTGGTCGTTATTTTGGGTATGGGTGCAAT ATCAACAATCATTGGCATCGCCCGTTTGGTAGTACTATCACGTTTTTGGATTCCCGAGAGCCTTGAAGTCTACCATGCTGCCATCTACACCTTTGGAAGCATAGAAATTAACATTGCAATTTGGGCAGCGTGCGCCCCAGCCCTAAAAACTCTTATCTCCCGCTTTTTCCCCCGATTCTGGTCTTTGGCCTCTCTTACGAAGGATAAAACCTCGACACTCCCTCCTAGCCCCTATGAAGGCGGCAGGGATGGCATATTGCTTCCACGTTTTGATGGGGAACCGTGTGTGCGTCCCAGGGAGACCGTGTTCGGGCGTCGGACGTCTCGCAGTGAGGAAGAACTGAGAAGGTTCGAGTATGACATGAATATCACTAAGTTGAGGAGGTCATTGTCAAGTCTTATACCTGGGTCCGAGACGTTTTCGGGACCTGGAAATAGGGATATGGAGTTATCGAGAATATGTAATTCTCCGACCAATGCCGGTGCTTCTTTCGGGAGCTCAGGTAGCGAGACGGAGGTAAGTGAGCATTTTCCATCTCCTTCAGGGGGGTGA